A single Arcobacter sp. FWKO B DNA region contains:
- a CDS encoding pseudaminic acid biosynthesis-associated methylase → MNYTTEQEKFWASQEWAQAYIQRNDHKFVRNNIALFSKILNSTRGIGSMIEFGSNIGLNLIALKQLVPDMTIDAIEINPIACEELQKLNFLNKIYNDSILEIDLKSTYDLVLIKGVLIHINPDFLDTVYEKLYNASNKYIVVAEYYNPTPVSIDYRGHKDKLFKRDFAGEMMEKFSDLKLLDYGFVYHKDNNFPQDDTTWFLLEKVN, encoded by the coding sequence ATGAATTATACAACAGAACAAGAAAAATTTTGGGCTTCACAAGAGTGGGCACAGGCCTATATTCAAAGGAATGATCATAAATTTGTAAGAAATAATATAGCATTATTCTCTAAAATCTTAAACTCAACTCGTGGAATAGGCAGTATGATTGAATTTGGATCAAATATAGGACTTAATCTTATAGCTCTTAAACAATTAGTTCCTGATATGACTATAGATGCAATTGAGATAAATCCTATTGCATGTGAAGAATTGCAAAAACTTAACTTCTTAAATAAAATTTATAATGATTCAATATTAGAAATTGACTTAAAATCAACCTATGATTTGGTTTTAATTAAAGGGGTGCTAATACATATCAACCCTGATTTTTTGGATACTGTATATGAAAAATTATATAATGCAAGTAACAAGTATATTGTTGTTGCTGAATATTATAATCCAACACCAGTAAGTATAGACTATCGTGGACATAAAGACAAACTTTTTAAAAGGGATTTTGCTGGAGAAATGATGGAAAAGTTTAGTGATCTTAAACTTTTAGACTATGGTTTTGTATACCATAAAGACAACAATTTTCCGCAAGATGATACAACTTGGTTTTTATTGGAAAAAGTAAATTAA
- a CDS encoding DUF354 domain-containing protein → MIEVDNNVSSTIWFDLVTPKSVLFFEPMIKEIKKHKKVLITTRGGDGYKETVELLNLYNLEFLNIGNFGGDSLVSKFRASLDRQYQIIEYLAHHNIEKLVCLSSVDGCRAAFGLGIPIINFYDIPLSDHKENFKRALPQARLTIPIATKMFKPFVVPNEIIKRFGLDDEQIFDYDFIDPLIWLQNFEYDFEYVQEVLKNYNIDYSKKTIVIREEEYKSSYVSRKYPFLYEALPVLHKLLDVNIVLIPRYESEYLKEEFPFAIVLEEKVKVQHLLKFADLFIGGGGTLNTEACFLGTPTISTRSFICHYDKYQIDNNLMVWVDNEVDLIEKAQNMIGTSIDTKILEEMAVNVEEIVTEILC, encoded by the coding sequence ATGATAGAAGTTGATAATAATGTAAGTAGCACAATATGGTTTGATCTTGTAACTCCAAAATCAGTTTTATTTTTTGAGCCAATGATAAAAGAAATTAAAAAACATAAAAAAGTTCTTATCACTACAAGAGGTGGTGACGGGTATAAAGAAACAGTTGAATTGTTAAATTTATATAATTTAGAATTTTTAAATATTGGTAATTTCGGTGGAGATTCTTTAGTCTCAAAATTTAGAGCTTCACTAGATAGACAGTATCAAATTATAGAATATTTAGCTCATCATAATATAGAAAAATTAGTTTGTTTATCATCTGTTGATGGATGTAGGGCTGCATTTGGTTTGGGAATTCCTATTATTAACTTTTATGATATCCCATTATCTGATCATAAAGAAAATTTTAAAAGGGCTTTACCACAAGCTAGACTTACTATACCAATTGCTACAAAAATGTTTAAGCCATTTGTTGTTCCAAATGAAATTATAAAACGATTTGGACTTGATGATGAACAAATATTTGATTATGATTTTATAGATCCACTTATTTGGCTGCAAAATTTCGAGTATGATTTTGAATATGTCCAAGAAGTTTTGAAAAATTATAATATTGATTATAGTAAGAAAACTATTGTTATAAGAGAAGAAGAGTACAAATCAAGTTATGTATCACGAAAATATCCTTTTTTATATGAAGCTCTACCAGTATTGCACAAACTTTTAGATGTTAATATTGTTTTAATTCCAAGATATGAGAGTGAATATCTTAAAGAAGAATTTCCTTTTGCAATAGTTTTAGAGGAAAAAGTCAAAGTTCAACATTTACTAAAATTTGCAGACCTCTTTATAGGTGGCGGTGGAACTTTAAATACTGAGGCATGTTTCTTAGGAACACCTACCATTTCAACAAGAAGTTTTATTTGTCATTATGATAAATATCAAATAGACAATAACTTAATGGTTTGGGTGGATAATGAAGTAGATCTTATCGAGAAAGCACAAAATATGATAGGAACTTCTATAGATACAAAGATTTTGGAAGAAATGGCTGTAAATGTAGAAGAAATTGTAACCGAAATATTATGTTAA
- the asnB gene encoding asparagine synthase (glutamine-hydrolyzing): protein MCGIVGANFISNNFDKAVNLLKHRGPDNQKSYEFDGNLFGHTRLSIIDLDDEANQPMIFDDIIITFNGEIYNYKELTLNENLLCKTKSDTEVLIRLYQKYGIKFLDKLNGMFSFCIYDKKLQQFFCARDRFGKKPFYYYFQNGKFIYASEIKSILNLLGFTPKVNLSALDEYLSFLAPLNNNTFYTGINKLPSGYSLTLKGNHINIDKYYDINNIETKYFDEKSILEDVENILLKSVNNRLVGDVEVATLLSGGIDSSLVSALYAKQSKKTINTFCIGYDEHIHYSELLYAKIVAKHIKSNHHELIISKKDFIDTIDKMLNHTDEPFGDSASVPTYLLSEYIHKHGITVALSGEGSDESFLGYDNYFKMLNYYNNTQSKQEDFNLTKEWEYNNRAFLNEHIYRSCGETFTTNQKRLLLSNHSERDLLNKYQSTYSPVKWLTYIDFKIWIAEVLMTKIDRMSMAHSLELRAPFLDYRLVEYMLGVDDKVKLGNTNKYLLKQIATKYLPNEIVHRQKKGFSSPFIEWLYDEYHSEILTKIERVNKELNLFNMDFVKFLYNEAKEKRFKQHVWNLYIFARWYEKVYM from the coding sequence ATGTGTGGAATAGTAGGAGCAAATTTTATATCAAATAATTTTGATAAAGCAGTAAATTTATTAAAGCACAGGGGACCAGATAACCAAAAATCATATGAATTTGACGGAAATTTATTTGGGCACACAAGGCTTAGTATAATTGATTTGGATGATGAAGCAAATCAACCTATGATATTTGATGATATTATCATAACATTTAATGGTGAAATTTATAATTATAAAGAACTTACTTTGAATGAAAATCTTTTGTGTAAAACTAAATCAGATACAGAAGTTTTGATAAGATTGTATCAAAAATATGGAATTAAATTCTTAGACAAATTAAATGGTATGTTTTCTTTTTGTATATATGATAAAAAACTACAACAATTTTTTTGTGCAAGGGACAGGTTTGGTAAAAAACCTTTTTACTATTATTTTCAAAATGGGAAGTTTATATATGCCAGTGAAATCAAATCAATTTTGAATTTATTAGGATTTACCCCTAAAGTTAATTTAAGTGCTTTAGATGAGTATTTATCATTCTTAGCTCCACTAAACAACAATACTTTTTATACAGGTATAAATAAGCTACCTTCTGGATATAGTCTAACCTTAAAAGGTAACCATATCAATATAGATAAATATTATGATATAAATAATATAGAGACTAAATATTTTGATGAAAAAAGTATTTTAGAAGATGTAGAAAATATTTTATTAAAAAGTGTGAATAATAGACTTGTAGGTGATGTAGAAGTGGCTACATTATTATCAGGAGGTATTGATTCCTCACTGGTTTCAGCACTGTATGCTAAGCAGAGTAAAAAAACAATAAATACATTTTGCATCGGCTATGACGAACATATACATTATAGTGAATTATTATATGCTAAAATTGTTGCAAAACATATAAAATCAAACCATCATGAACTAATAATTAGTAAAAAAGATTTTATAGATACAATAGATAAAATGCTAAACCATACTGATGAACCTTTTGGTGATAGTGCATCAGTTCCAACATATCTATTAAGTGAATATATTCATAAACATGGGATTACAGTTGCACTATCAGGAGAAGGTAGCGATGAGAGTTTTTTAGGGTATGATAATTATTTTAAAATGTTAAACTATTACAATAATACCCAATCTAAACAAGAAGATTTTAATCTTACAAAAGAATGGGAATACAATAATAGGGCTTTTTTAAATGAACATATTTACCGAAGTTGTGGTGAAACATTTACAACGAACCAAAAAAGACTACTTCTTTCAAATCACAGTGAAAGAGATTTACTAAATAAATACCAAAGCACATATTCACCAGTAAAATGGCTAACATATATTGACTTTAAAATTTGGATTGCTGAAGTTTTAATGACTAAAATAGATAGAATGTCTATGGCACATTCACTTGAGCTTAGAGCACCTTTTTTGGATTATAGATTAGTTGAGTATATGCTTGGAGTTGATGATAAAGTAAAACTTGGAAATACAAATAAATATTTATTAAAACAAATAGCTACTAAGTATCTGCCAAATGAAATAGTTCATAGACAAAAAAAAGGGTTTAGCTCCCCATTTATTGAGTGGCTTTATGATGAGTATCATAGTGAGATTTTAACTAAAATAGAAAGAGTTAATAAAGAATTAAATCTTTTTAATATGGATTTTGTCAAGTTCTTGTATAATGAAGCAAAAGAAAAAAGATTCAAGCAACATGTTTGGAATTTATATATTTTTGCTAGATGGTATGAAAAGGTATATATGTAA
- a CDS encoding class I SAM-dependent methyltransferase: protein MLNIFKCINCGEELKISADSVVCKSCSKSYKTRNGIVDFSILSDKTQDKIEEVKQTTEAFGWQWHNSDMGHNDGSKIYSRQLFFDRYGICEDELKEYIYNKVVYDPAIGSGRVEHIFAKYAKEIYATDLSDAVFKAKENLSTIFDNINYFKGNLINPPFKENSFDVVVCHAILQHTGNTFEGIKSLTNVLKNGGIIFFDVYRKAAPLRDFTDDFIRSLVSDLKPQEAWDKLIPITKLAQELYNKNIVVKDDIEELEIEAGEYNLQRFIYYKFIKTFWNENMSFEDNHMVVFDWYYPKVSERYTVNEVKDWLSKLDLEVIKLHVLEGGIGVIARKLEK from the coding sequence ATGTTAAATATATTTAAATGTATAAACTGTGGTGAAGAATTAAAAATTAGTGCCGATAGTGTGGTGTGTAAATCATGTAGCAAGTCTTATAAAACAAGAAATGGTATTGTGGATTTCTCAATTTTATCTGATAAAACACAAGATAAAATTGAGGAGGTTAAACAAACTACAGAAGCATTTGGATGGCAATGGCACAATTCTGATATGGGTCATAATGATGGTTCAAAAATATATAGTAGACAGTTGTTTTTTGATAGGTATGGGATATGTGAAGATGAACTAAAAGAATATATATATAATAAGGTTGTATATGACCCAGCAATAGGTAGTGGAAGAGTTGAACATATATTTGCTAAATATGCTAAAGAGATATATGCAACAGATTTATCCGATGCTGTTTTTAAAGCGAAAGAAAACTTATCTACTATATTTGATAATATCAACTATTTTAAAGGTAATCTTATCAATCCTCCTTTTAAAGAAAATTCATTTGATGTTGTTGTGTGTCATGCTATCTTACAACACACTGGAAATACATTTGAGGGGATAAAATCTTTGACAAATGTATTGAAAAATGGTGGCATAATATTTTTTGATGTTTATAGAAAAGCTGCACCTCTAAGAGATTTTACAGATGATTTTATACGCAGTCTAGTTTCAGATCTCAAACCACAAGAAGCGTGGGACAAGCTTATACCTATTACAAAATTAGCACAAGAACTTTATAATAAGAATATAGTAGTAAAAGATGATATAGAAGAGTTAGAGATAGAAGCTGGAGAATATAATCTTCAAAGGTTTATTTATTATAAATTTATTAAAACATTTTGGAATGAGAATATGAGTTTTGAAGATAATCATATGGTTGTGTTTGACTGGTATTATCCAAAGGTTTCAGAGAGATATACTGTAAATGAAGTTAAAGACTGGCTTAGTAAGTTAGATCTAGAGGTTATAAAACTTCATGTTTTAGAAGGTGGTATAGGAGTTATCGCAAGGAAACTTGAAAAGTAA
- the pseI gene encoding pseudaminic acid synthase yields the protein MCKIGNFDLNNDGTYIIAELSANHNGSLQNALDTIKAAKEIGANAIKIQTYTADTITLKCYNDDFRITQGTLWDGKYLYDLYKEAYTPWEWHKELFDYARSIDIDIFSTPFDKTAVDFLEQFNPSAYKIASFEITDHELIRYTASKMKPIIISTGIATIDEIQDAVNICRSVNNHNIILLKCTSAYPAPLEDSNLKMIPNLAETFGVISGFSDHTLGITAPIVAVTLGAKVIEKHFILDKSIGGPDSDFSLDKEEFAMMIQAVRDTQKLIGRIDYNLTHKQLKSREHSRSLYISKDIKKGEIFSDENIKSVRPGYGLHPKYLNNILGNTATKDYKFGDRVKMKDSNI from the coding sequence ATGTGCAAAATAGGAAATTTTGATTTAAACAATGATGGTACATATATAATAGCAGAACTTAGTGCAAACCATAATGGTAGTCTACAAAATGCTCTTGATACTATTAAAGCTGCTAAAGAAATAGGTGCAAATGCTATAAAAATACAGACATATACAGCTGATACTATTACTTTAAAATGCTACAATGATGATTTTAGAATTACTCAAGGTACTCTATGGGATGGTAAGTATCTGTATGATTTATATAAAGAAGCATATACTCCTTGGGAGTGGCATAAAGAGTTATTTGACTATGCAAGAAGTATTGACATTGATATATTTTCAACACCATTTGATAAGACCGCAGTTGATTTTCTTGAACAATTTAATCCATCAGCATACAAAATAGCCTCATTTGAAATAACAGACCATGAACTTATAAGATATACTGCATCAAAAATGAAACCCATTATTATAAGTACTGGTATAGCTACAATAGATGAGATACAAGATGCTGTAAATATATGTAGAAGTGTCAATAATCATAATATTATACTATTAAAGTGTACTAGTGCTTATCCTGCACCACTAGAAGACTCAAATCTTAAAATGATCCCTAACTTAGCTGAAACTTTTGGTGTAATATCAGGTTTTTCTGATCATACTTTAGGTATAACAGCACCTATTGTTGCAGTGACACTTGGAGCTAAAGTTATTGAAAAACACTTTATTTTAGATAAATCAATAGGTGGACCAGATAGTGATTTTAGTTTGGATAAAGAAGAGTTTGCAATGATGATTCAAGCAGTTAGAGATACTCAAAAACTTATTGGCAGAATTGATTATAACTTAACACACAAGCAACTTAAAAGTAGAGAACACAGTAGAAGTCTTTATATAAGTAAAGATATCAAAAAAGGTGAAATATTTAGTGATGAAAATATTAAAAGTGTAAGACCAGGATATGGTCTACATCCAAAATACTTAAATAATATTTTAGGTAATACAGCAACAAAAGATTATAAATTTGGAGATAGAGTAAAAATGAAGGATAGTAATATATGA
- the pseH gene encoding UDP-4-amino-4,6-dideoxy-N-acetyl-beta-L-altrosamine N-acetyltransferase produces MEDIQLINFTELTNEEQIMVLNWRNDPLIKEWMYNKNNISIEEHLNFIESLKNSKDKLYFLVKNKVDFLGVVDFTNISTKNVFFGLYANPNSKIPGIGRLLDEICINYAFNTLHADILSLEVYSDNLKTINLHKKYKFQEVGRKFIDNKEVVCMKLRYDEYKGSLCAK; encoded by the coding sequence ATGGAAGATATTCAGCTAATAAATTTTACAGAATTAACTAATGAAGAACAGATTATGGTACTAAATTGGAGGAATGACCCACTTATAAAAGAGTGGATGTATAACAAAAATAATATCTCTATTGAAGAGCATCTAAATTTCATTGAATCATTAAAAAACTCTAAAGATAAACTTTATTTCTTGGTTAAAAATAAAGTTGATTTTTTAGGTGTTGTTGATTTCACAAATATTAGTACTAAGAATGTTTTTTTTGGTCTATACGCAAATCCTAACTCAAAGATACCAGGTATAGGAAGACTACTTGATGAAATATGTATAAACTATGCATTTAATACTTTACACGCAGATATCTTGAGTTTAGAGGTTTATAGCGACAATTTGAAAACTATTAACTTACATAAAAAATATAAGTTTCAAGAAGTAGGTAGAAAATTTATTGATAATAAAGAAGTGGTATGTATGAAATTAAGATATGATGAATATAAGGGCTCACTATGTGCAAAATAG